The window AATGCCCATGTAACGGCAAATCCGTTACCCTCCAAATAACCTTCACGTCGGTTATTTGCTCCGACTATGGCTGCAATACTTTGAGCAACAGACGGTTTTTCAGCAATCAAAACTTTCATATTCTATTGGATTTTTTTAGTGGTTGATATTACATTTTATGTCCTGTGGATTTTTTTACAGGTTTTTTAACTCCTTGTTGTTGCTTCTGCTCTTTGTTCTGATTCTCAGTAGGCTTTTGCTGACCTTGTTTCAGGGGTTCTTTAGAATGTTTGGTCGCTTCGTTGGTTTTGCCCTGCGAATTGACTGCTACCTGCGTTTTACTTTCATTGGCAGGTTTCACTTCCGCACCCTGCTTCTTCGCTCGGTCGGGATTCCATTTGAAGAAATCGAGTTTGCCTTTTTCAGCATTTACCTTCACGTAAGCATTGAACGGTTCGCCCTTTCCGTCTTTTACCATGCCCTGAACATAGGTTGCTTTTACCTCCCGGAGCGAGTTCTGTTGCTTTTCGTTCAAATCAACTCCTAATAGATTTTTCGGAATGCGTACTTTGTTCTGTTGTTCCTCGTTTTGGTTCTGCTGTAGCCTATTGTTCTGCTGATACTTATTACGGTCTAATCCGTCATAAGAGAAATCGTAACCGCCTTTGGCTGCATTGAACTGAACATACGCATCAAATTTTCGGGGATTATCCGTACCGATTGTGTTTTTAGAGGTCATACCCTCGACCAGCACCTTTTTTCCCTCTTTGAGTGCCTGTTGTTGTTCGGGAGATAACTCCGCACCTTTCAGGTTTTGGGAAACGGTAAGTTTATCAAGCGGTACGGCTTCCAAACGGTTGGTCTGTTTGTCTATGGAAATAAGCGACGGTACTTTTTCGCCTGGTCTTGGTTCCAGTTCGACCACACGACCACCGTTACCTGTCGCCAATAGGTTTTCCTTAACATCGTTTGGGAGCATGATACCCTGAAAAGGTTTATCCAAATCTACCTGTTGTTGCTGTGGGTGCGGAACGAATTTCAGGCTGCCGTCAGGTTGTTCCTCCAAAGACAGACGGGCTTTCATCGGATAATCCACGCCCTCGATTTTCGGGTTAATATCCACCAAGTGCGGGGACTTATACCCGTAACTCATGGCTTTGAGTTCGCCCTCTAAGTTTTCGGGCTTAATACCGTATTTCTGATACTCGCTTTCAGGAATACGGTTAGTGTCGAATTGCTTGAACTCGGTTTTCT of the Dysgonomonadaceae bacterium PH5-43 genome contains:
- a CDS encoding hypothetical protein (product_source=Hypo-rule applied; pfam=PF13101,PF13351; smart=SM00589), whose product is MDEKLNPKDKVLLMRDEGEGNKLKVVKGIDKKGNIDAIDPMKAKETDFLKIDKHADPIENFFKNFFNQAKNPSHTGFYAVTVDMLDKILHIKEEDLQKYRINPKDYMNQQDQSTKESEKQIQTEQKKEKMDTTTEQKTEFKQFDTNRIPESEYQKYGIKPENLEGELKAMSYGYKSPHLVDINPKIEGVDYPMKARLSLEEQPDGSLKFVPHPQQQQVDLDKPFQGIMLPNDVKENLLATGNGGRVVELEPRPGEKVPSLISIDKQTNRLEAVPLDKLTVSQNLKGAELSPEQQQALKEGKKVLVEGMTSKNTIGTDNPRKFDAYVQFNAAKGGYDFSYDGLDRNKYQQNNRLQQNQNEEQQNKVRIPKNLLGVDLNEKQQNSLREVKATYVQGMVKDGKGEPFNAYVKVNAEKGKLDFFKWNPDRAKKQGAEVKPANESKTQVAVNSQGKTNEATKHSKEPLKQGQQKPTENQNKEQKQQQGVKKPVKKSTGHKM